From Oceanicaulis alexandrii DSM 11625, one genomic window encodes:
- the msrA gene encoding peptide-methionine (S)-S-oxide reductase MsrA encodes MVETTERALLAGGCFWGMQDLIRRRPGVISTRVGYSGGKTDNPTYDTVKTGQTGHAESIEIVFDPSVTSYREMLELFFQIHDPTTVDRQGNDIGDQYRSAIFYLSETQKDVAEDTIADVNASGLWPGQVVTQVVPAGEFWEAEDFHQDYLERYPNGYTCHFPRPDWVLPKRNAGAA; translated from the coding sequence ATGGTTGAGACCACTGAACGCGCCCTTCTGGCGGGCGGCTGCTTCTGGGGTATGCAGGATCTGATCCGGCGTCGTCCCGGCGTGATCTCCACGCGCGTGGGGTATAGCGGCGGCAAGACCGACAATCCCACCTATGACACCGTGAAGACCGGTCAGACCGGCCACGCAGAATCCATCGAGATCGTGTTTGATCCGAGCGTGACCAGCTATCGCGAGATGCTGGAGCTGTTCTTCCAGATCCATGACCCCACGACTGTGGACCGTCAGGGCAATGATATCGGCGACCAGTACCGGTCTGCGATTTTCTATCTGAGCGAGACGCAAAAAGACGTGGCTGAAGACACCATCGCGGACGTGAACGCGTCAGGCCTGTGGCCCGGACAGGTGGTGACGCAAGTGGTTCCTGCCGGTGAATTCTGGGAAGCGGAAGACTTCCACCAGGATTATCTCGAGCGCTATCCCAATGGCTATACCTGCCATTTCCCGCGCCCCGACTGGGTGCTGCCCAAGCGAAACGCCGGCGCGGCGTAA
- a CDS encoding LysR family transcriptional regulator, translated as MSTKPQLFDWDDLRIFHALVSSGSMSSAARKLGIGQPTVSRRLEQLETRIGARLVTRGADGVELTDIGERIWAQVQIMQNTAGDIERIAHQADRADAGTVHLAAPEGVAGYWIARQLPSFVEANPLINLEINTRVDGELALDQSDISLQMTESKRMSHVATELATLHYVPFAARAYLDTYGAPKSVADVLNHRIADLVSYREQQTHWPKEASAIKQMMNPSLTTDNSLALVEAVRAGTAISMIPTYAAKVQPDLVHVDLGLEVPITLWMVYHPDQRRVTRVRKVLDWLREIFDGSLYPWFRKDYLPPSTFSDVDVVHVRGERPRPRALD; from the coding sequence ATGAGCACTAAGCCGCAATTGTTTGACTGGGACGATCTGCGTATTTTTCATGCGCTGGTGTCCTCTGGATCCATGAGCAGCGCCGCGCGCAAGCTCGGCATCGGACAGCCAACCGTGAGTCGGCGTCTGGAGCAGCTTGAAACCCGCATCGGCGCGCGTCTGGTCACGCGCGGCGCGGACGGGGTTGAGCTGACCGATATCGGCGAGCGGATCTGGGCGCAGGTCCAGATCATGCAGAATACCGCCGGCGACATTGAACGCATCGCCCACCAGGCCGACCGCGCTGACGCCGGCACCGTGCATCTGGCGGCGCCCGAAGGCGTGGCCGGTTACTGGATCGCGCGCCAACTGCCGAGTTTTGTGGAAGCCAACCCGCTGATCAATCTGGAGATCAACACCCGCGTGGATGGCGAGCTGGCGCTCGATCAGAGCGATATCAGCCTGCAGATGACGGAATCCAAACGGATGAGCCATGTGGCGACCGAGCTGGCGACGCTGCATTACGTGCCCTTCGCGGCGCGCGCCTATCTCGACACCTATGGCGCGCCGAAAAGCGTCGCGGACGTGCTCAATCACCGCATTGCGGATCTGGTGAGCTATCGCGAGCAGCAAACCCATTGGCCCAAGGAAGCCAGCGCCATCAAGCAGATGATGAACCCGTCCCTGACGACGGATAACTCACTGGCGCTGGTTGAAGCGGTGCGCGCAGGCACGGCCATTTCAATGATCCCCACCTACGCCGCCAAGGTTCAGCCCGACCTCGTGCATGTGGATCTCGGGCTGGAAGTGCCGATCACGCTCTGGATGGTCTACCATCCCGACCAACGCCGGGTGACCCGCGTGCGCAAGGTTCTGGACTGGCTGCGTGAGATTTTTGACGGCTCGCTTTATCCCTGGTTCCGCAAGGATTACCTGCCGCCGAGCACTTTCTCGGATGTGGATGTGGTGCATGTGCGCGGCGAACGCCCAAGGCCCCGCGCGCTGGATTAG
- a CDS encoding outer membrane protein translates to MTKSLLLSFAALAALSSPAVAQSYVSGSVGANMQTDSDNSGAFSRDFATGDGVAVPPGTVLPSGTDVGWTTEFDTGLFVSAAYGYRLNDMFRVEAELSYQSADVDTHVDVQAGGGALGAADAAVLITGSAPLGVTVADLVADGQGELTSTGLALNGYYDLPIEGTPFALYAGAGLGLAEVKVEYAPSGVGIVDDTEMSGFVQAMAGGSYAISESTAFYAGYRYRAFEDAETDSALIPASLDVENTSHILELGVRYSF, encoded by the coding sequence ATGACCAAATCACTGCTTCTGTCTTTCGCCGCGCTGGCAGCTTTGTCATCGCCTGCCGTCGCTCAGTCTTATGTGTCGGGCTCGGTGGGTGCGAACATGCAGACTGACAGCGACAACTCCGGCGCGTTCAGTCGTGACTTCGCTACTGGCGACGGGGTCGCCGTCCCTCCGGGCACGGTCCTGCCGTCTGGAACTGATGTCGGATGGACCACTGAGTTTGATACCGGCCTGTTCGTGTCCGCCGCTTATGGCTACCGCCTGAACGACATGTTCCGTGTGGAGGCCGAGCTTTCCTATCAAAGCGCTGATGTCGATACGCATGTTGACGTTCAGGCCGGCGGCGGCGCGCTGGGCGCAGCTGACGCAGCTGTCTTGATCACGGGTTCGGCGCCGCTGGGTGTGACGGTGGCGGATCTGGTGGCTGACGGTCAGGGCGAGCTAACCTCTACGGGCCTGGCGCTGAACGGCTATTATGATCTTCCGATCGAGGGCACGCCCTTCGCTTTGTATGCAGGCGCTGGACTGGGCCTGGCCGAGGTGAAGGTGGAGTACGCGCCGTCCGGCGTGGGCATTGTCGACGACACGGAAATGTCGGGCTTTGTTCAGGCGATGGCCGGCGGCTCCTACGCCATCAGTGAGAGCACGGCCTTTTATGCGGGGTACCGTTACCGCGCATTTGAGGACGCAGAAACGGATTCTGCTCTTATCCCGGCGTCTCTCGACGTGGAAAACACCAGCCATATCCTCGAGCTGGGCGTGCGCTACAGCTTCTAA
- a CDS encoding TetR/AcrR family transcriptional regulator, translating to MPAAVKDRRHELLSLLAPTAIAERSAPVSLRQFAIKAGVSEPTLRHFFADRRGVVIALIGYFAEGARQFLEESAKPAGTLQEAVSGYGALALAGAQSDLFAQAHAFALVESIHDPEVAKAYLEKIIEPSLQALELRLGPSVDPDNANPDRVRHAALALYAPALISILHQRLLKGDEVRPLDMSAFVSDLTTLFTDGMKPKAAP from the coding sequence ATGCCTGCCGCCGTGAAAGACCGCCGTCATGAATTGCTAAGCCTCCTCGCTCCCACAGCGATTGCCGAGCGTTCCGCTCCGGTCAGCCTGCGTCAGTTTGCGATCAAGGCCGGCGTGTCGGAACCGACCCTGCGCCATTTCTTTGCTGACCGCCGGGGAGTCGTCATCGCGCTTATCGGCTATTTCGCCGAAGGCGCCCGACAGTTTCTGGAAGAGAGCGCGAAACCCGCCGGCACTCTGCAGGAGGCCGTCTCAGGGTATGGCGCACTGGCGCTCGCTGGCGCACAGAGCGATCTCTTTGCGCAGGCGCACGCCTTCGCCCTTGTGGAATCCATTCATGATCCGGAGGTGGCGAAAGCCTATCTTGAAAAGATCATCGAACCTTCCCTTCAGGCGCTGGAGCTCCGCCTTGGCCCCAGCGTGGACCCCGATAACGCCAATCCGGATCGCGTACGCCACGCAGCCCTCGCATTATACGCGCCAGCCCTGATTTCAATTCTGCATCAACGTCTGCTCAAAGGAGACGAGGTCCGACCGCTCGACATGTCGGCATTTGTCTCCGATCTCACCACACTGTTTACTGATGGCATGAAACCAAAGGCAGCTCCATGA
- a CDS encoding GNAT family N-acetyltransferase, with translation MDGTRVEEFEPPVIVRVARTMDDMQRIAVVRALVYMSEQDCPYDEEFDGNDLAGATHLLAEAGGEPLACLRVRWFADFAKIERVCVRNGHRSGRVARQMMQDAIDLIRRKGYRKFVGHVQEHLIPYWKRYGFIHREHRGVFVFSDRAYAEMEGRPDPHPKALHIDTDPLILDRPEGDWDKPGPLDKSVTRGASPLQGREPGRGAKSAPAKKQTETAK, from the coding sequence ATGGACGGAACACGCGTTGAGGAATTTGAACCGCCTGTGATCGTGCGCGTGGCGCGGACCATGGACGATATGCAGCGGATCGCCGTCGTTCGTGCGCTCGTCTACATGTCCGAGCAGGACTGCCCGTATGATGAAGAGTTTGACGGCAATGACCTTGCTGGCGCGACGCATCTGCTGGCCGAAGCGGGGGGAGAACCCCTGGCTTGCCTGCGGGTGCGCTGGTTCGCCGACTTCGCCAAGATCGAGCGGGTCTGCGTACGCAACGGGCATCGGTCGGGTCGTGTCGCACGTCAGATGATGCAGGACGCAATCGATCTGATCCGTCGGAAAGGCTACCGCAAATTCGTCGGTCACGTGCAAGAGCATCTGATCCCGTACTGGAAGCGCTATGGCTTTATCCACCGCGAGCACCGTGGGGTCTTCGTATTTTCAGATAGGGCGTATGCGGAAATGGAGGGGCGTCCGGACCCCCACCCCAAAGCGCTTCACATTGATACCGATCCACTGATCCTGGATCGGCCCGAAGGGGATTGGGACAAACCCGGCCCCTTGGACAAGTCGGTGACGCGTGGCGCTTCACCGTTACAGGGGAGGGAGCCTGGACGCGGAGCCAAATCCGCGCCGGCCAAAAAGCAGACGGAGACAGCAAAATGA
- the msrB gene encoding peptide-methionine (R)-S-oxide reductase MsrB, with the protein MTSDPKWARTPDALARLTPEQRHVTQESGTERPFSGELLNEKRDGIFVDIVSGEPLFASADKYESGCGWPSFTRPITPQALDELRDDSHGMVRTEVRSTHADSHLGHVFPDGPEEAGGLRYCINSAALRFIPLEEMEAEGYGDYTDFVKAGRKEAL; encoded by the coding sequence ATGACGTCTGACCCCAAATGGGCCCGCACGCCGGACGCGCTGGCGCGCCTGACGCCTGAGCAGCGCCATGTGACTCAGGAGAGCGGCACCGAGCGCCCCTTCAGCGGCGAATTGCTGAATGAAAAACGTGACGGAATCTTCGTCGACATCGTGTCGGGAGAACCGCTGTTCGCCTCAGCGGACAAGTATGAATCGGGATGCGGCTGGCCCAGCTTCACCCGGCCCATCACGCCGCAAGCGCTGGATGAGTTGCGCGACGACAGTCATGGCATGGTGCGCACCGAGGTGCGCTCCACTCATGCCGACAGCCATCTCGGCCATGTCTTTCCCGACGGCCCGGAAGAGGCGGGAGGCTTGCGGTACTGCATCAACTCCGCGGCGCTGCGCTTTATTCCGCTCGAAGAGATGGAGGCGGAAGGCTATGGCGACTATACCGATTTCGTAAAAGCTGGCCGCAAGGAGGCCTTGTAA
- a CDS encoding serine hydrolase domain-containing protein, with protein MRHILIAVLVLLALATSAFAQTSDDLDAFIARHMASSGAPGLAYAFVDGESLVSDASGVMRSGENAPVTPHTLFRIGSVTKSFTALAIVQLAEAGQLTLDDEVASHLPAFETQTPITLRQLLCHTSGYSTVQGNAAASGLTLSERGVQLAQDGPARTPGTGWAYSNANYQILGAVIEAVSGQTYPDYVESNILRPAGMHDSHVLNGEPVEGLATGHQPWMFGRRPHDAHWGDWGHAPSGGIVSSAADMARYLSLMLNGKDDLVSAASKAEMVRPAGEGSPYYGLGWALDPEGGYALHTGLTPGFEAIALLEPAQQRGVVVLINASGGMGYGEVQPLLYGVTNLALGEHYEAGAGWGPRSLYLLVLLMPLVYLAASVSAWVLRDGLRAKSGIAGIFSLWFPLVMSGVLAVVLLGLLPRLFGTTLGGLALYQPDFVLLLYACVITSAIWAVLRLVIAHTGPRA; from the coding sequence ATGCGGCATATTCTGATAGCGGTTCTTGTGTTGCTGGCGCTGGCGACGAGCGCCTTTGCGCAGACTTCAGACGATCTGGACGCCTTCATTGCGCGTCACATGGCCAGCTCGGGCGCACCGGGCCTGGCTTACGCCTTTGTGGACGGGGAAAGCCTCGTCTCTGACGCTTCGGGCGTTATGCGTTCGGGCGAGAACGCGCCGGTCACGCCGCACACCCTGTTCCGCATCGGATCTGTTACAAAGAGCTTCACCGCGCTCGCCATCGTGCAATTGGCTGAGGCTGGCCAGCTGACCCTTGACGATGAGGTGGCGAGCCATCTGCCAGCGTTTGAAACGCAGACGCCGATCACGCTGCGCCAGCTGCTCTGTCACACCAGCGGATATTCGACGGTTCAGGGCAATGCTGCGGCCTCGGGGCTGACGCTGTCTGAGCGCGGCGTCCAGCTGGCGCAGGACGGCCCTGCTCGGACGCCCGGAACGGGCTGGGCCTATTCCAACGCGAACTATCAAATCCTTGGCGCCGTCATCGAAGCGGTGAGCGGCCAGACTTATCCCGATTATGTTGAAAGCAACATTCTGAGGCCTGCGGGCATGCATGACAGTCATGTGCTCAACGGAGAGCCGGTTGAAGGCCTGGCGACCGGTCATCAGCCCTGGATGTTCGGACGCCGTCCTCACGACGCCCATTGGGGGGACTGGGGCCATGCGCCGTCCGGCGGCATCGTTTCAAGCGCTGCTGACATGGCGCGCTATCTGAGCCTGATGCTTAACGGTAAGGACGATCTGGTCTCAGCGGCCAGCAAGGCTGAAATGGTGCGTCCGGCGGGTGAAGGCTCGCCCTATTATGGTCTGGGCTGGGCGCTCGATCCCGAGGGCGGCTACGCGCTTCACACCGGGCTGACGCCTGGGTTTGAGGCGATTGCCTTGCTTGAGCCGGCGCAGCAGCGTGGCGTTGTCGTGCTGATCAACGCCTCGGGCGGGATGGGCTATGGCGAGGTGCAGCCGCTTTTATACGGCGTCACCAATCTGGCGTTGGGCGAACACTATGAGGCCGGCGCCGGCTGGGGTCCCAGATCGCTCTACCTGCTCGTGCTGCTGATGCCGCTGGTCTATCTCGCGGCCAGCGTCTCGGCCTGGGTCTTGCGGGACGGTCTGCGGGCCAAGTCCGGGATCGCGGGGATATTCAGCTTATGGTTCCCGCTGGTGATGTCCGGCGTGCTGGCTGTCGTTCTGCTGGGTCTTTTGCCGCGACTGTTCGGGACGACGTTGGGCGGCCTGGCGCTCTACCAGCCTGATTTTGTGCTGCTGCTGTATGCCTGCGTCATCACGAGTGCGATCTGGGCGGTGCTCCGCCTCGTCATCGCTCATACCGGACCACGCGCCTAA
- a CDS encoding helix-turn-helix domain-containing protein: MMKFGDYLRARREDKGWTQPEAAAKADIEQSYLSKLETGKSFPSQDVFERLAAAYGFDAETLAQSVDADSLKALREIGQVRAAVISLQSRSVRLARSWLAAGVASVFLGGASLGLFSLAEDDEYTVYHYTSPGVIAPGEDMNVYAILDRTLRSDLGEDRPDEAAARALQVAMMERADPQVRVTRDMHANGYLERVEGGQRFFRPVDSELVITPSPLRWFLAPAIMFLLGALGCFFVSFRWK; encoded by the coding sequence ATGATGAAATTCGGCGACTATCTGAGAGCCCGACGGGAAGACAAGGGCTGGACCCAGCCGGAGGCGGCGGCCAAGGCCGATATCGAGCAGTCTTATCTGTCCAAGCTGGAGACGGGGAAATCCTTCCCTTCGCAGGATGTGTTTGAACGGTTGGCGGCGGCCTACGGGTTTGATGCTGAGACGCTGGCGCAATCAGTTGATGCGGACAGCCTGAAGGCGTTGCGTGAGATCGGGCAGGTTCGTGCAGCCGTCATCAGTCTTCAGTCGCGTAGCGTACGACTGGCGCGCAGCTGGCTGGCGGCGGGTGTGGCCAGCGTGTTTCTGGGCGGGGCCTCTTTGGGGCTGTTCAGCCTGGCTGAGGACGACGAATACACCGTCTATCATTACACGTCGCCGGGCGTGATCGCGCCGGGTGAAGACATGAATGTCTACGCCATTCTGGATCGAACCTTGCGGTCGGACCTGGGCGAAGACCGGCCAGACGAGGCCGCCGCTCGCGCCCTTCAGGTCGCGATGATGGAACGGGCCGACCCGCAAGTGCGCGTCACACGCGACATGCACGCAAACGGCTATCTGGAGCGTGTGGAGGGCGGACAGCGGTTTTTCCGGCCTGTGGACTCTGAGCTGGTGATCACCCCGTCGCCTTTGCGCTGGTTCCTGGCGCCGGCGATCATGTTCTTGCTGGGCGCGCTGGGCTGTTTCTTCGTCAGCTTCCGCTGGAAATAG
- a CDS encoding phosphoribosyltransferase: MLKLSWTDIESLSASIADQLIERHGPIDPDTVLVGVARGGLIPAALVAHRLGLRKMTSLGLMSYADGVEGAQGTMQAYGAAPDSAAIVIDDIIDSGRTLEAVRARYPDAIVAALVDKTGGAPGVVIGRQTPADEWVEFPWEAIGAL, encoded by the coding sequence ATGCTCAAGCTAAGCTGGACCGATATTGAAAGCCTGTCCGCCAGTATCGCCGATCAGCTGATCGAGCGGCATGGTCCGATTGATCCTGACACGGTGCTGGTGGGCGTGGCGCGGGGCGGGCTGATCCCCGCCGCCTTGGTGGCGCACCGGCTGGGCTTGCGCAAGATGACCTCTCTCGGGCTGATGTCCTATGCAGACGGCGTGGAGGGCGCGCAGGGCACGATGCAAGCTTATGGCGCGGCGCCGGACAGCGCCGCCATCGTGATTGATGACATCATTGATTCCGGGCGGACGCTGGAAGCCGTCCGGGCGCGCTATCCCGACGCCATCGTCGCGGCGCTGGTGGACAAGACCGGCGGCGCGCCAGGCGTCGTCATCGGGCGTCAGACGCCAGCTGATGAATGGGTGGAGTTCCCCTGGGAAGCCATCGGCGCCCTGTAA
- a CDS encoding NADPH:quinone oxidoreductase family protein yields MRALICKDFAPYKNLTVEEAPEPPLGEGMVMLDVKAAGVNFPDILLVEGNYQMKPPTPFVPGMEAAGVISALGGKVQGVKDGDRVIAATMLGAFAEKVPVHFSQVVPMPDSMSFEEGAALTTIYGTSYHALKDRAQLKEGETVLVLGAAGGVGIATVQLAKAMGAKVIAAASSEEKLQFCRDNGADETINYTTEDLKARAKELSGGKGVDVVYDPVGGDFAEPALRATGWNGRYLVIGFASGPIPKIPLNLALLNSRNIQGVFWGAWAGQNPRANAQNLKEIFDFYEAGKIKPQVSASYKLEDYAKAFEDLLERRVKGKVVLTP; encoded by the coding sequence ATGCGCGCATTGATCTGCAAGGATTTCGCACCTTACAAGAACCTCACCGTGGAGGAGGCCCCCGAGCCGCCCCTGGGCGAGGGCATGGTGATGCTCGACGTCAAGGCGGCGGGCGTGAACTTCCCCGACATCTTGCTGGTCGAGGGCAATTACCAGATGAAGCCGCCGACCCCTTTCGTGCCGGGCATGGAGGCGGCGGGCGTCATCTCCGCGCTGGGCGGCAAGGTTCAGGGCGTCAAGGACGGCGACCGGGTGATTGCGGCGACCATGCTGGGCGCGTTCGCGGAAAAGGTGCCGGTGCATTTCAGCCAGGTCGTGCCAATGCCTGACAGCATGAGCTTTGAAGAAGGCGCGGCCCTGACCACGATCTACGGCACCAGCTATCATGCGTTGAAAGACCGGGCGCAGCTGAAAGAGGGCGAAACCGTGCTGGTGCTGGGCGCTGCCGGCGGCGTCGGCATCGCCACGGTTCAGCTCGCCAAGGCCATGGGCGCCAAGGTGATCGCGGCTGCGAGTTCTGAAGAGAAGCTGCAGTTCTGCCGCGACAACGGCGCCGACGAGACGATCAATTACACCACTGAAGACCTCAAGGCGCGCGCCAAGGAATTGAGCGGCGGCAAGGGCGTGGACGTGGTCTATGACCCGGTCGGCGGCGATTTCGCCGAGCCGGCGCTGCGGGCGACCGGCTGGAACGGGCGCTATCTGGTGATCGGCTTCGCGTCCGGCCCGATCCCGAAAATCCCGCTCAATCTCGCCCTTCTCAACAGCCGCAACATCCAGGGCGTGTTCTGGGGCGCCTGGGCGGGTCAGAACCCGCGCGCCAATGCGCAAAACCTCAAGGAAATCTTTGATTTCTATGAGGCCGGCAAGATCAAGCCGCAAGTCTCCGCGAGCTACAAACTCGAAGATTACGCCAAGGCGTTCGAGGATCTTCTGGAGCGCCGCGTGAAGGGCAAGGTCGTCCTGACGCCGTAA
- a CDS encoding pyridoxal phosphate-dependent aminotransferase — protein MSPKDIQAPQAFAPSVQLNLNIRGLGLSATLAINERSAALMKQGRKVSKLGLGQSPFPVPDIMQKALRDNAFQKDYLPVQGLYSLRESICRYLERTQGLDFDPEDILIGPGSKELMFLLQLVYYGDLLIPTPSWVSYAPQAQIIGRPIRWLPTAPDTGLGVTPEVLHRACEADPDRPRLLILNSPGNPTGTAYTPDQMLGIAEAAREHRLLLLSDEIYGGVQFDGKHHSAARYYRGGTIISDGISKWAGAGGWRLGFFAFPKSLSWLKDAMATAASETYTSVSAPIQHAAKLAFEGGPEMELYLTRSRQVLEALANFVTDQLTDAGAQVNPIRGGFYAFPNFDPLRGALNARGITTSSQLCEALLEDTGVATLPGSAFGRPESELSLRLAFVDFDGELALRALSEGETLDEAFLNRHCSRVIEGIKAMAHWARG, from the coding sequence ATGAGCCCCAAAGACATCCAGGCGCCGCAAGCCTTCGCTCCGTCCGTGCAGCTCAATCTCAACATTCGGGGTCTGGGCCTGTCCGCGACGCTGGCGATCAATGAGCGCTCCGCCGCCTTGATGAAGCAGGGCCGCAAGGTCTCAAAGCTGGGTCTGGGCCAATCCCCCTTCCCCGTGCCGGACATCATGCAGAAGGCGCTGCGCGACAACGCCTTCCAGAAGGATTATCTGCCGGTTCAGGGGCTCTACAGCCTGCGCGAAAGCATTTGCCGCTATCTGGAGCGCACCCAGGGGCTCGATTTCGACCCTGAAGACATTCTGATCGGCCCGGGCTCCAAAGAGCTGATGTTCTTGCTGCAGCTCGTCTATTATGGAGATCTTCTGATCCCCACCCCGTCCTGGGTCAGCTATGCGCCCCAGGCCCAGATCATCGGACGCCCGATCCGCTGGCTGCCGACGGCGCCTGACACGGGTCTCGGCGTCACGCCGGAGGTGCTGCACCGGGCGTGCGAGGCCGATCCTGATCGACCGCGGCTTCTGATCCTGAACTCGCCGGGCAACCCCACCGGCACGGCCTATACCCCCGATCAGATGCTGGGCATCGCGGAGGCCGCGCGCGAGCATCGCCTGCTGCTCTTGTCAGACGAGATCTATGGCGGCGTGCAGTTTGACGGCAAACACCATTCGGCGGCGCGCTATTATCGCGGCGGCACGATCATTTCCGACGGCATTTCCAAATGGGCGGGCGCGGGCGGCTGGCGTTTGGGATTTTTCGCCTTTCCCAAATCCCTCAGCTGGCTCAAGGACGCCATGGCCACGGCGGCTAGCGAGACCTACACCTCGGTGTCCGCCCCCATTCAGCACGCGGCGAAGCTCGCCTTCGAAGGCGGACCGGAGATGGAGCTCTATCTCACCCGGTCACGGCAGGTGCTGGAGGCCTTGGCGAATTTCGTCACCGACCAGCTCACTGACGCCGGCGCGCAGGTCAATCCGATCCGCGGCGGCTTTTACGCCTTCCCCAATTTTGATCCGCTGCGCGGCGCCCTGAACGCGCGCGGAATCACGACCAGCTCCCAGTTGTGCGAAGCGCTGCTGGAAGACACCGGCGTCGCCACCCTGCCCGGGTCGGCGTTCGGACGCCCCGAGAGCGAGCTGTCGCTGCGGCTGGCCTTTGTGGATTTTGACGGCGAGCTGGCGTTGCGCGCCCTGTCAGAGGGCGAAACGCTCGACGAAGCCTTCCTGAACCGGCATTGTTCGCGGGTGATCGAGGGGATCAAGGCCATGGCGCACTGGGCGCGCGGCTGA
- a CDS encoding serine hydrolase domain-containing protein, with translation MSFWKWLGVACALFGAAPCWSAPYAPAPLSARIEAYVQASMAEGATPGIVWVYQGGVPVYQGSHGASDRRSGASFHEDALFDIGSMTKQFTSAAVLRLAEEGVLALDDPLERFFPEAPEDKTGITIHQLLTHSSGLSDENGAFDGRDSDPYKSEAEFLASLWASPLNRSPGSGYEYSNAGYSLLAIVIERATGEGYETALRRLVLEPAGLTQTGYRLMDWSVQTAARGYDDFHADPDRADRGLFYLERWRTEPVSYRLLGNGGLHSTPADMLRWMTALHAGDVLNADSLALLQAPLVALDDPYPPTFTHYSYGWGVGRRPSGEPWISHSGSNGVFFVSVQYGPRTDTLILHMTNAARGTVGRMGYEVARMMDDPRYEPDPVHGGPVRLVQTFMADHTPEHIDLLPAYLAARSGDPVPAAWVLNRTGLHQIEQGHAAWGLALLELNAALHSDEGNLQDSLAYAYEQTGRLERARRHYRQALTLGQSAEDCYWCSNAQAALDRLVQVASSE, from the coding sequence ATGTCCTTTTGGAAATGGCTGGGAGTGGCGTGTGCCTTGTTTGGCGCTGCGCCGTGTTGGTCTGCGCCCTATGCTCCTGCGCCCTTGTCGGCGCGGATCGAGGCGTATGTGCAAGCGTCCATGGCCGAGGGCGCAACGCCCGGCATTGTGTGGGTCTATCAGGGCGGCGTGCCGGTCTATCAGGGCTCTCATGGCGCCTCGGACCGGCGCTCCGGCGCTTCGTTTCACGAAGACGCGCTGTTCGACATTGGGTCCATGACCAAGCAATTCACGTCGGCGGCCGTACTGCGTCTGGCCGAGGAGGGCGTGTTGGCGCTTGATGATCCGCTGGAGCGTTTCTTTCCAGAGGCGCCTGAGGACAAGACAGGCATTACGATCCATCAGCTGCTGACCCATAGTTCGGGGCTGTCAGACGAAAACGGGGCTTTCGACGGGCGCGATTCAGACCCTTACAAATCTGAAGCAGAGTTCCTGGCGTCCCTTTGGGCCAGCCCGCTCAACCGGTCGCCGGGCAGCGGCTATGAGTATTCGAACGCCGGCTATTCCCTGCTCGCGATCGTGATTGAGCGCGCCACAGGGGAGGGCTATGAAACCGCCCTGCGCCGGTTGGTTCTGGAGCCAGCGGGGCTGACGCAGACGGGCTATCGCTTGATGGACTGGTCTGTCCAAACCGCAGCGCGCGGATATGACGATTTTCATGCCGATCCTGACCGTGCAGATCGAGGTTTGTTTTATCTCGAACGCTGGCGGACCGAGCCCGTTTCCTATCGGCTGCTGGGCAATGGCGGGCTTCACTCAACCCCCGCCGATATGCTGCGCTGGATGACGGCGCTTCACGCGGGCGACGTGCTGAACGCGGACTCGCTCGCCTTGTTGCAGGCGCCTTTGGTGGCGCTTGATGATCCCTATCCGCCGACCTTCACGCATTACAGCTATGGCTGGGGCGTGGGGCGGCGGCCGTCAGGCGAGCCCTGGATCAGCCATTCAGGCAGTAATGGCGTCTTCTTCGTCAGTGTGCAGTACGGGCCGCGCACGGACACTTTGATCCTTCACATGACCAACGCAGCGCGCGGTACTGTCGGCCGCATGGGGTATGAGGTCGCGCGCATGATGGATGATCCGCGTTATGAGCCTGATCCCGTGCATGGCGGGCCAGTGCGGCTGGTTCAGACTTTCATGGCCGACCACACGCCTGAACATATTGACCTCTTGCCCGCCTATCTGGCGGCGCGATCGGGCGATCCTGTTCCAGCTGCCTGGGTGCTGAACCGGACGGGCTTGCATCAGATCGAGCAGGGCCATGCGGCATGGGGGCTGGCTCTTCTGGAGCTCAACGCCGCGCTTCATTCCGATGAGGGCAATTTGCAGGACAGCCTGGCTTACGCCTATGAGCAGACCGGACGGCTTGAGCGGGCGCGCCGGCATTACCGGCAGGCTTTGACCTTGGGTCAGAGCGCTGAGGACTGCTATTGGTGTTCCAACGCTCAGGCGGCGCTGGACCGGTTGGTGCAAGTCGCTTCGTCAGAATGA